CATAGACCAGAATATTGGTATCGATAGCGTTCACTTTTCACGCTCGTAAAGCAGGTCGCGCATTTTCGGCCAGTTCGCTTCAAGGTCTGGTGAAACGAACCCGCCTTTGCCCACCGCCTCTATGCGCCATGTTTTTTTCACTGGAGCACGCGCAGCGCCAAGGTATGCACGCAGCGCATCTTCAACGAGCCTCGTCATCGTCGTGTGGTTCTCGCGGGCATGCAGTTTAGCCTTCTGCATCAGCTGATCAGGCAAGATCATTGTTGTTTTCATATGGGCAGTATATAAACAGCCATATTATATGGCAATTTTTTTGACCTAATGCCATAGGCAGGCTTCCCAACCCCGCTTGACCACCTGACACAGCCGGGTTCGACTGGCGCATGTTCATCGGACACTTCGCTGTTGGCTTTGCGCTGAAAAAAGCCGAACCTAAGGTGCCGCTCGGTGTGTGGTTTGCCGGCGCGATGTTTCTCGATATTCTCTGGCCGGTGTTTCTGCTGATCGGCATTGAAAAGGCGAGCGTCGTGCCGGGCATCACGGTCGTCACGCCGCTGAATCTTGAAATCGTGCACTGGTCGCACAGCTTACTCATGTCGGCGGTATGGGGCACGCTCTTCGGCGCGGTCGTTTACTGGCGCGTGCGCACGGCGAAAGCATTCCTTCTCACCGCACTCGCAGTCATGAGCCACTGGCTGCTCGACTATGTTACCCACACCGCCGACATGACACTCGCGCCGCACGGCGCAAGAATGGGCCTTGAACTCTGGAACTCCCTGGCAGGCACGCTCGTCGTCGAGCTGGGTATTTTTGCGGTCGGTATCGCGATCTATGTGCGCATGGTTCGCAACGCGGCAAGAAGTGCCTGGATTCATTTCGCAATCCTCATCGTCTTTTTTCTGGTGATGTATGTTGCGGCAATCTTCGGGCCACCACCTCCGAATGACCAAACGGTGCTGGCAGTCAGCGCGCTCGCTCTCACGCCGGTGATCATGTGGGCGAACTGGCTTGATAAAAAATTAGGATTGCATACGTTCTGAACCATGCTCGAACTGCGGCCGACATGCGAGAACTGTAACCGGCTGTTGCCGCCCGAGTCGGCCGAGGCTCGCATTTGTTCTTATGAGTGCACATTCTGCGTGCACTGCGTCGACCACGTGCTGCACAATGTTTGCCCCAACTGTGGCGGCGGTTTCGTGCCGCGGCCGGTGCGGCCGGCGCAGAACCATAAGGGCGATAATTATCTCGGCAAAGACCCGGCTTCGACGGTCGTGAAGCACCGACCGGTCAACGAGATTGAACACGAAAAATTTTCAGCGAGCCTGCGCCACGTGCCGCCGCAAAAGCGGTGACTCGCTTAACGAACCCCCTGCTTCAAGTATCGCAAGCGTGACCACTTCAGCAAGAATGGGACAAGATTCTTGACAATGTGTATAAATTGGCTATTTTATGTGTATGCGCACCAACATTGTACTCGACGACAAACTCGTCAAAGAAGCGATGAGACTAAGCGGCAAAAAGACAAAACGCGAACTGATCGACCATGCGCTGCATGAACTGGTTAAGCTACACCATCGCCGCGCGCTATTGAATCTAAGGGGCAAGCTGCATTGGGAAGGCGATCTCGATGAAATGCGCAAGACCCGGTGATGTCTGCCCCGGTTCTCGTCGACACCTCTGCCTGGATAGACTACCTGTTGGGTCGTGAATCTGAGACCGCAGGCAAGATGAATGAACTCTTAAGCAATGATCAGGTGGTAATTTGTCCTCTGATCGTGCAAGAGATATTACAGGGCCTGAAATCCCAGCAAGAATTTGACCATACGAAATTATTGCTCAGCTCAATGCCACGCCTTCACTTTAATCCATACGACGCAGCAGAGGGGGCAGCGAACCTTTATCGCACATTGCGCAGACAAGGCATCACAATCAGAAAGACCAATGATTGCCTCATCGCATGGTATGCGCTGCAGGCTGGTTGCGCAGTGCTGCACCGCGACCGCGATTTTGATCTAATGGCCAAGCCCCTAAAACTCAAAGTGCTGAAAAAATAGAAAAATACAGCGCGCTGTCACAAACATGCCCCCTGCCCCGTCAGAGGGTTATGAAAACGTTATTCCATGGCTTTGATCTGACCCGCGTGCTGCACAGGGCGAGTGCAGTCGTGCTTTTAATTTTTATCTTACCGCACATCGCGAACCACCTCATGGCACTAACGGGCATTGAGACGCATATCGCGGCGATGCGCCAGCTGCGGGCCGTTTACCGTTTTGCTGCGGTTGAGGTATTGCTGCTTGCCGCAGCACTGCTGCAGGTGGTTACCGGTTTGGTGCTCGCCTACCATGGCCGCCATAAACGCCTGGGCTTTTGGCCACGACTGCAGACCTGGTCAGGCATTGCGATCGCGACATTCTTGCTGCAGCATGTGCCGGCAGTGATGGTCGGGCGCTACCTGCAGCAACTCGACACGAACTTCTATTTTGCGGCCGCAGTGCTGCAGGGCGGTCTGCACAAATATTATTTCTTTCCCTATTATTTTTTAGGATTAACCGCCGTCTTTGTGCACCTTGCTGCGGCGTTGCGGCTACGCATGCAGCCGGGCTTCGCGCGCACCTTGGCAGTCTGCACCCTCTTCGTCACGGGTATGGGTGCCGCAGTTCTAATATTGCTTTGCTTCGGCGGCGCACTCTATGAAGTTCGTCTGCCTGCAGGCTATAAGTTTTTATGAGCGCCTCTCACCTGACACTCTATACCGAGACGCGACCACGGCTCTTGTCGCTTGCATACCGCATGACAGGCAGCCTGGCCGACAGCGAAGACATTCTGCAAGAGGCATGGCTGCGCTTCGCGCAAGTACCTGCAGAGAAAGTAGGTTCGGCAGCCGCACTGCTGACGACCATCGTCACGCGGCTATGCCTCGACCTCTTGCGCAGTGCGCGCAAAAAGCGCGAAACCTATGTGGGCCCGTGGCTTCCCGAGCCGATGCCCGATCTTTATCTCGCTCACGAAGATGCGATGCAGCGCGAGACGGTCAGCTATGCCTTCTTGCTGCTGCTGCAGAAGCTTGCGCCGGCAGAACGCGCGGTTTTTATCTTGCGTGAAATTTTTGACTATGACTATATAGAAATCGCCAAGGTCGTGCGCAAGAGTGCTGACAACTGCCGCCAGGTATTTCACCGGGCGAAAAAGTCACTGCGCCGCGAACTCGGTGTTCAAACATCTGCCGGCCCGCACGAACGAGAGTTGCTGGCAGCGTTTCTTGCCGCCTGCAGCGGCGACAACCTGGAAAAACTGGTGCAGATGCTCGGGCACGATGCGACGCTTCTCAGCGATGGCGGTGGCAAGGTGAATGCGTCGTCAATACCGGTGGTGGGCAAAAGCAAAGTGGCCAAGTTTATATTTGCCGTGCGGCACAAGGGTGGTCGTAAACTCTACTATGCAGCGCGAATGAATAATACCGACGCGATCATTATTTACGCTGATGGCAAACCGTATGCCGCGCAGTTTTTTGAATATGGTCACGGGAGAATCACGCGTACGCTGATTGTCAGAAACCCAAATAAGCTCACGCTTTTCGCTGACCGTGAGAAGCTACTGAGCCAGGGCATTCTGCAGCCTGTGGCTAAATTTCTGGGCGCTAAAGCAACCCTTCTCATTGCCGCAAACAGCTTGATGCGATTTTTGTTCTCGCGCCGCGCGCCTTCAGCGCTTCGGTGAGCCAACCTATTTCACCGCGGCAGACTGGGCAGAACGGGCCCATTTGTAGCAGCCACCGTTTGATTCACTCAGCCCGCCGCTGCACGAGTCAAGCGCCTGGCAGCGCTCATAACCTTCGCCGTGGTAGATACCACCGACTTCTGCCGGCACCCATTCGTATCGACCTGAGGCGTTCTCCATCCAGTAACAAAAATAAGGCAGCGAATTCGACTTCGGCGCCTCACCGGCGATCGAAGCTGCCAGCAACACCGTAGCGGGCGCCCCAAAAATTAATTCTTTCATGACACTTAGACGCCGCAGAGAGACATTTGCGATTTTTTTCTACGCGCCACTGCCGCATATATTCGCCACAGCCTGATTTTTTATCTACAATATACCCATGCCTCTACCAGCGCCGCGCACAATCTTACTCAGGGCAGGGCGCTCCGTTCTATACCTCGCAGGCATCTTTCTCTTCGCCGCCGCGGTGAATTGGTACCAAGCACCCGCCACGCAGAACATTGCTCCGATTCACCAGCTCAAGCTCGCATCGCTTAGCGGTGAAAAAAACCAGATTGTAATTACCGGTGGTAAAAAGACCGTGATCTATTTTTTTGCGCCATGGTGCGCCGTTTGCAAGGTCAGCATGGACGCTCTGAATTTTTTTGAGGATAGCAAGCGTGTGCAGGCGATTGCCGTCGGGCTTGACTATGAAAATGTTGAGGAGCTCAATCCATTCCAAACTAAAGTCAACGTGCCAGTCTACGCGGGTAGTCACGAACTTCAACGCCGGTTCATGGTAGATCGCTTTCCTGCTGTCTACATATTAAACAATGACGGCTCGGTTGCGCATGTGATCGTCGGCTATACCAGCCGTTTCGGCATCTGGATCAGAACGTTACTCTGATTGTTGTCCTGCGGACAACAATCAGACGTCAAACGAACTCTGCGCGCGAATGCGTTTGATGTTCATGTCGTTCATGATGCGCCCATCTTCGGGCATGACAACCGGCCTGATCGCGAGGCGCTCGGCCATTTCAGAATACGAGAGCATGCGGCGCTCGCCCGGTTTGCGCGGTGTCGAGTGAAACTTCGTGCGTATATCGAGCTCTGCGGTGCGGGCTGCAAGCAGGTCGTAAAGCGCGTCGGCCGAATTTGCTGCGCCGCCGTTGATGAGAAGAATTCGGTTGCCGTCGATATTCGGGCGGCGGCGAATATCCCACGCTGAACCGAAAACTGAAATGTACGTGGCGTCTTCGTGCGCGGTGATCTCGGGCAGAACCCATGTGTTTGAAATAAAAATGCCACCGGGTGCAAGGCGCTGCTTTACGAGCTGCAGAAACTCATACGTCATGAGATTCGCCGGCACATAGGTGCTGTCGAATGCATCGAGCAGCACGATATCGTATTTTCCCGTGCGGCCCGACATATGCGTGCGCCCGTCGGCGCAATGCACCATGACCTTTGGGTCGAGCGCAAAATGCTCGCGTGCAATGGCAATCACCTTCGCGTCGGGTTCGCACGCCTCGATCTCTACATTCGGGAAATGCCGGCGCAGAAAACGGCAGAGAATGCCGCCGCCGAGACCGATAATCAGCGCGCGGCCTTTGCGTTTCGGTGCATAGCCAACCCACGTGAGCATCGCGAGCGCGCAGAGCTGCACGTACGAGTGCACGAGGTAGTCGGGCTGGTCTTTGCGCCAGACTGACTGCTCGCGGTCACCCTGCACAAGCCTGACGGTACGGTGATCGGTTTTTAGCTGCAAGGGATTTTAGTACATCGCTCCCCTTTAATCCCCACCACCGTCCAGAATTTATCAGTTTCACCCCATTCCCACGAATATTATAGCCAGCTGACGGATATTATTCTCGACTCATTCTACCCATCGACCTGCTCTTCTTGCAATGTGAAAATGACGGGCCGCGTAAGCACGCGCTCTTATGTAGCGAAGTGCCCTAAGTGCAGAAAGCATGTATCCCGAATCAGCCATACTCCTTTCGCCTATTTGAAACTACCTCTCTGGACAGTTGGTTGGGTATTAGACCAAAGTGCCACAAAGTATCCTCAGGTTATCACTGGCGCAGAGATCAAGCGCTGCCTGAATATTTCTGAAGATGCTGCTTTACGTTTAAAAAAGCGGGTTCAGGTTTTTGCGTCCCAACACAAGTCCGCCGTAGAGAGCTTGTTTTACTCTGAACTTAAGAAGCGCTTCCATAAATCCAAAGACCTCCTTGAACCAGACAGGAGCGATATAAACAAGAGAGTCACCACCCCCGTAGGCAATAAGCCCATACCCCAGAGTGATTCAGTAGTTCTCTTTAGTGCAAAAGAGCGCTCAAATAAAGGCCGAAAGCGCTTTCGTCATCATGGCCAAACAGCCTCTATATACTTAACTGACTCTTTAGGCGGAAGACAAGTAGGAGTAATGGTACAGACCACCACATGGAAAGGCGGCCCTGCTCTCTATGAATCAATCCCCAACCAACAGACCAAGACCATACTCCCCATAATACAGAGACAAATCCCCAAAAACACCCCCTTCTTCACAGATATGGGTATGGACTGGTTAAAACCCTATAATCGCAATCATAGGACAGTAAACCACAACCTTCAATCAAAAAGAGGCACCGGTAAATCCAGAAGACGATTTCAACAGAATGGAATACATACCCAAGCAGCAGAAGGAAGACAGGGAGCCTTAAAGACAGCCTTTCGAGCATACCGTTATATCAAGCCAGAACACTCACAATTATACCTGAACGAATACAGTTTCTTCGGAGCCTTGAAATATTATGGAGCTGAGCGCATTACGGCCCAAAATCAGAGCCTGTTAGGCAATAATTTGGATCGTTCGACGAAACAAGCCGGGTGGGGTTTGTCGGGTATGAATGTCGGACAAAAAGCCGAGACAATCACTGCTCTAACGCAACCTTTTTTCTACCGACCACCGACAATGGATGATCGGAGAGAACTAAGTCCGAGAGCCCAAGCCTTTCGTGAGAATCGAGAGATAATGGAAGCAATCGGATCATCTAACGAGAAGCTTGCAAATGCACTTACAGAGTATCAAAAGTTCTACGCTGCCCCGACGGTATCGCACCAGAGACGCAGAGAGCGACAATATGCGCACACGGCCCAGAAGCTTTGGCAGGCTTTGCCGGATAATGGCTATGCTGACCTGAGCTTGATTTGCCGCGAAAATGGTCTATCGAAAAGGATGTGCCATCGAGTTGTAGCACGATGGAGCCATATCGGACTCACAAACGTCATAGATCGGACAGTCATCAGTCGAAACAATAAGGAGCACGTGTATGATGTGCAGCGGATTCTGCCGAATTTACCTCATGTTTTGTATATGGTCACCGGGCCTGCTCGGCGCACGACCCTCAAGGAATGGCAGAGTCATATAAAGAGCGATTATCCAAGGGCTAAAATCAATAACACACTTAGGGGGAGAAAGTATGAGCGCAGATGGCTCCAAACCAGCTAATCGATATATATTTAGGGCAAGGGATTTTTACGAATTGCTCGAGAAGCAGCATTATCGCTGTCCTTATACAGATCGCGAACTAACGCCTACAAATTGTATCGCAGAACATCGCGTGCCATTGCGGAAAGGAGGCAAGCACGAAGGCAAAAATATTGTTCTTGTAGATCATCAAGTTGCCTACTTAAAACGCTACATGACCGATGAAGAGGTCAAGCAGCTCGTGGCTGATATGATGAAGACGTTAAAACAAAAAGGTGCCAGAAAATAAACGAGTAGAGAAATTCGATGAATGGCATGCTCGTCACGTCGTTCGCAGTTTACAGAATCGCTCAGGCGAGTTCGTCCGAGCGGCTGGTAATCCCCCAGAATCTTGGGGTGAATGCCAAGATTATAACGCATCACGCCTCATTACGTTGAGCCATGTAACTTATCAGCCCCGTGAGGCTCTCTGGCAGCCAACGGCTCTTAAGAACCGATTGCAATTAGACCAAAGAGCAAAACGGAATCGCCCAATCTGGTACGGTGTCGAATACCGTATGTCGTTCCAAATTAATCAAAGGGCTTATGAGCCCAAACCAGAGGCGCAATCCGCTCTTTGGGAAGCTAAAGCTGTCTACGAAACTTTGCAATGTAATGCCCGGTCAAAGATAGAGAAGAACGGCGACGGCTTGCGAGCCCGTAAAACTTGGAAGGTGGCACAAAAAGCAGCGGCCGTCAGAATGCAGCGTAGACGACCTTCGTTAGATGATATTCGCGATACAAGGTACAACCTTTGGGATTTGATAATTCGCCACGCGGGTCTGACCTTCAAGAACGTGCCACCAGTTGAAGATGGCTGGCACAGGAATGTAAAAAGTAGGCTCGATCGGTTGGTTCAAGGGTATAGTACCGCAGCACAGTTGGAGGTGGAAGCCGATGCATAGGTTTCATAGGTAACCCATTAAGATGCGAAAAACAGCCATACGTGGGGTAATTCTGCAGAAAATCACCGAATACTATTGTGCTACAGGCACGGCGACGACGGTAAAGCAGCTTGCGATTGAAACGGGATTCAGGCCTCAGAACATCAATCGCATGGTGAAGAGTATGGCTAAAGCAAAACAGCTGACCATTATTGGTGGTTATAAGCGGCGGCAGGTGAAGTTCTTACTGCCAATGAATGCCTTAATAGCTCCGGGATTTTTTCGGCTTGCTCCAAAAGACACCAAACACGACAAATATCTCCGACCCGATGAGGTGCAAATCGGCATCGTAGCCATACAGTTAAAAAGCTTCTTTGAGAGAAATATCCAAATGGCTTCACTTGGGAATACATACGCGAAATGGAAAATGAACCGAGTATAACATGGAATGCTAAATAGAAAGGCTCTTGAACCTGCTTAATATAATCGAATAGAATCATCCCAAGAACACTTCACTCCAGTAGGGCATGCATAAGCTGGTTCTTTTCATGGCAAATTATGCAAGCATGCCGGGACGGACTGCCCTTCGAACCTCTGGTAAAGTTGTAGCGCAAACACCTAAAGCATTCAACTGTGGCCAAATCTCATGGGCTTGCTTCAAAGACTCTTTAATGCCACATCGCTTTACAAAAGGCGTAAAACAATTACATATCGCACGGATTTATTGCGACGAATTACTATGTCGCAGTTGACGCAGGTAAAGGCCTTGTATGACCGTAATTATGGTTTCTTTGATCGAACATTTAGTTCTGCGAAAAGGCGCGTCAAGATGCCACACCAAATGCTATTTGACTTGAGTAAGAAAGAGAATACATATATTGCGCTGGCTATGGTCAAGACAGAACTGGTTGGATACGCGATTTATTATCGTTTCGGCACAAAAAGAGGAGCTATATCAATCGTCATTCAACTGGTCGTAGGTGCATCCTACCGTCGACTCGGAATAGGCACGCGGCTCCTTTTCTCTGCTTGGGGTTTTTCAAACGATAAGGCATGGGGAATTATCACATCGAATCCATTTACCATCCGCACTTTAGAATCTGCTACAATGCGGCACGTAAAGGCCAAGATTGTGCATGAGTTCCGACCGCTCATTCAGCAATGCCTGAAACAAATGATTTTTTTCACCTCTGCGCATCTAAAAATTGACAGTCAAAACGCCAAGATAGATTCAAAGTTTTACGTCGATCAATCGAATATACGTGGTGACCTTTTGAAAGCCTTCAAGGATAGAAATTGGCAATTGGGTTCTTTGAACCGTGGTGAAGAATGGCTTGCATTTACCTTTCAAGGCCAACCGTTAGTCATACCAAAAGGTAGAAAGTTTTTGGACTTTATTGAGTTCTCAGAGCAAAACCTTAGAGAAGCCTATCAGAGAATGAAAATTACAGAGCACGGCTGGGCGCGGCATGCTGCAAAAGAGGTAAATCAAATTCTTGAGCTTCTTGTACAACTCGGTCTTGAGGTAAATTTTCAAAGGGTAGCGGATTTTGGGTGTGGTATCGGCCGACATTCTATTGCGATGGGCAAACTGGGACACTCAGTGATTGGTATCGACTATGGGCCTAATTTTATTCAGCATGCCGAGGAGACTCGACGTGAAGCTTCCCTCCAGAATGTTCAGTTCAAAGTCGCAGACATTCGCTCTGGGGAAAAATTTGGCAGATTTAACCTCATCTTATGTTTGTATGATGTAATTGGTTCTTTTCCCAAAGAAGGCGACAACGAACGAATAATCCTAAATATCAGGAGAAATCTGGCAAGAAATGGAGTCGCCGTGATTTCAACAATGAATAAAGCCCTTACGCTGAATTTACTAAAGAAAACTAAACAGCATATCGTTCATGATCTAAGTAAGAAACCCATGCGATTGATGAGACTCAAACCCAGTAACACTATGCAGGCATCGGGGAATGTTTTTGACCCCAAATACATTCTATATGAGAAAAAAACCGATACATTCTATCGCAAAGAGCAGTTCCGAAATGATGGTCTCCTGAGCGCGGAGTATCTGATCCGTGATCGCAGGTATACGCTACCCGAGCTCACTTCAATATTTAACCGGTATGGATTAGAAGTGATTCATTCCCGCTACGTCCAAGCTGGACGCTTCAACTCAGAGCTTTACGAAACGCACCCCAGAGCAAAAGAGTTGTTAATTATAGTGAGACATCAATGAAGCAGAAGATGTTATGATGCAGAGGTGAGACTGATTTGTAATAGTTTTTACTTTATCTGACACTCTCTTAACAAAAAGGAGTGTTTATGACGACAGAACAGAAAATTATCAAGAACAAGGTTGGTCTGCTGAAACTGGCAGAGCAGCTGGGCAGCGTATCGAAAGCTTGCAAGGTTTTCGGTTACTCAAGAGACAGTTTCTACCGGTTTAAGGAGCTTTACGACAAGGGTGGCGAGCTCGCATTGCAGGAGATCAGCCGCAGGAAGCCTTTGCTGAAAAATCGTGTAGCTCCAGAGGTCGAGGAAGCGGTACGGGAAATTGCATTTCAATACCCCGCGTACGGTCAGGTTCGGGCGTCCAACGAGTTGCGCAAGATAGGTATCATCATCTCCCCTTTTGGCGTGCGCGGCGTTTGGCTGCGCCATGATCTTGCGACGTTTAAAAAACGGCTGAAATACCTTGAAGCGCGAATGGCTCAGGAAAAGGGGATCTTTACCGAGGCACAATTGGTTGCGCTCGAACGCGCAAAAGATGAGAAGGAAAGTCACGGTGAAATTGAAACGGAGCACCCTGGTTATTTGGGGTCACAAGACACGTTTTACGTGGGAAATATGAAGGGTGTGGGTAAAATTTATCAGCAGACCTTCATCGACACGTATTCGAAAGTCGCTTTTGCGAAACTCTATGATCGCAAGAATTCTCTGGTTTCAGCCGATATGCTTAACGACAGAGTCATCCCGTTTTTTGACGAGCATGAGATTCCGCTGTTGCGCGTTCTGACCGATCGTGGCAGCGAGTACTGTGGCAACCGGGAAGAGCACGATTATCAGCTGTATCTGGCCTTGGAGAATATCGACCACACAAAAACCAAGGCCAAGAGCCCGCAGACGAACGGCATTTGTGAGCGCTTTCACCGGACTATATTGAATGAGTTTTACAATGTTGCATTCAGAAAGAAGGTTTACACTTCTTTGGAGCAATTGCAGGCAGACCTTGATGAGTGGATTTACGATTACAACACGCAGCGCACTCATCAGGGGAAATATTGCTTCGGCAAAACGCCTCTGGCAACATTCAAAGACTCGCTCAGTATAGCGAAAGACAAAATGCTGGATTTGAAATTACAGACAGCATGAAAATGGGTGTGTCAGGTCAAGTTCAGACTTTTACAATTGTACGGTTCGAAGGTTTACTTGTTTGAATCGTCGCCGGGAAAACCTATCTCCCGGTTTACGGCCCATACGCTCTTGAGCCGCGCTGGCCGCAAAATCGGTCGGCGACTACACCCCCATATGCTGCGTCACACACGGGCAACAGATTTGCTCAACCGGGGTGAACCGCTCTCTTCAGTCGCCGCTTACATGGGGCATAGCTCGCCGGAAATTACGGCGCGGTTCTACCTGCACGGCCTGCCAAAAGCCAGCAGGATAATGAGCGGATTGGATTAAACGGGCCGCCTGAAGCAATGCCTGACATTAGTTCAGAGGCGCACAGCGGTCTCTAAGGACGACGAATTTGAACTGAATGACCTATGGCGGGTTTGCATATGCTTTCCGTGCATCACCGATTGCACCAAAAATCGCTTGCTCGCACGTACTGTTTGATCACAGCCATCCATACTGCGAAAGATCGTGGAGAAAAAATGATATAAGTATAGCTTTCACATGATTGAAGTCGCGGCTGAAAAGCCGAGCGGTTCGTTCCCGCTCAGACACTACTTCCGAGAACCGGGCTCTATCTGGAAGGGCTCTTCTGCGTTTACGGAAGTAGCGTATAAGGGCGAACGAACTTTCAGGTAGGGCCCGCTTCATATGCCCAACGCTGGAAGATTCTCAACCCCAGAGGTTTGGATATGAACATCATGTACGATAGATTGGCTACGCACGGCTTTTCCCAATGCTCGAAGATAAGGCTTCGGCAGGGCGGGTCGCATTGAAAGTTCCCGATTTATTTGCGCTCAAGCACATCGGTTTTTACCGAAATTTTCTCAATTTTGTGCATCAAGGCTTTGCGCCTAAGCTGCACGCCACTGCCGTCGGCCAGACATTAGAAAAGATAATTCTCACAGAAGATTACCGGAATTTACATCACTGGACTTTCTTTGAGAGCTATGTGGCCGAATACTTTTTGTCGCCATTGCTACTGCAATACTTCAGCCCGTATCACAAAACGGCGTTTGGCGATGAAGGTATTGATCGCCGAAGTATGCATGCACATTCGGCCGTCTATCAAACTGTGGTACAGGTGAAGCTTCACAAAAACCAGATCGGCCACGATGAAATAACGAAGTTTCTCGGGGCCGTTGACCTTTTCGAGCGGAAGAACGGCAATCGCGCCAAAACCTACGGAGTATATATCACAGCGAGTGGGTATTCGGCACCGGTAGCAGAATTAGAGAGAGTCTACCGGCGGCCCGGTACGAAGCGTGCCCTGTTCTTGATCGATAGACGGAAACTATTGGACTATTTGCCGCTTTATCAGAAATTCTATGGTGACATACTGAAAAAGACAAAACAATTCAGGCAAGACGACTCTGAAGAAAATCGGCGTCATACAATTCATGCTTTCAGGGAACTGCACGATGAGTTTATCCTGAAGAATATTTCGTTTCTAAAGGAATCGTTTTCCGAGAAAGATACGCAGATACTCTTTAAGCGAAAGCGCAATTGCGAACAACTCTATATCAATGAGGGGCGTTACAAGGCGTTTACCCTTGGTCGCCATAAGATGCAGCTGTTGACCGAGGCTTTCGAGACGGCGAATCGGCGACCCTCTACGCTCCCATTGGATGAGAGCGCCCGTCTGGAGTTTTTCCAAAAAGTTAAAGAAGCTGGTATTGAAGCCGACGCTGGTGAGATTCAGGATTTCTTCGATAGAAAATTCATGGGTCTATTGGAGAAGCATGCGTTGCATATGAAGGTCATACATGCGCTGATGGGCGACGTAAAGGAATCCCAGACGAAAACCCGTAAGGGGGCCGCTCTGCGAAAAACGAAATTAACAAAAACGAAGAAAAGTGTAAGGAGAAAAATATGAAAACAGCAGGTGCAATATTAGCATTGGTCTTGGCGATTTTTGGGAGCATCATAGCATTGGCAGATTTATGGTCTGATAAGGCTGCTCTGACCGCTCTACTGGGTCTCAGCTTCTTATCGGTGCAATTCATACTGGGGATAGTCAGCTTTTTCAAAGCCAAGGCTGCTGGCATGGGTATCATCGTGACGAGTGCAATTATGGTCGTCATCAGTCTATTGACTTCTGCAAAATTTACTGGATTCGTTGAGTTGTTAATGCTTGGTGGTGGAGTCATGG
The sequence above is a segment of the Turneriella parva DSM 21527 genome. Coding sequences within it:
- a CDS encoding transposase, with translation MKLPLWTVGWVLDQSATKYPQVITGAEIKRCLNISEDAALRLKKRVQVFASQHKSAVESLFYSELKKRFHKSKDLLEPDRSDINKRVTTPVGNKPIPQSDSVVLFSAKERSNKGRKRFRHHGQTASIYLTDSLGGRQVGVMVQTTTWKGGPALYESIPNQQTKTILPIIQRQIPKNTPFFTDMGMDWLKPYNRNHRTVNHNLQSKRGTGKSRRRFQQNGIHTQAAEGRQGALKTAFRAYRYIKPEHSQLYLNEYSFFGALKYYGAERITAQNQSLLGNNLDRSTKQAGWGLSGMNVGQKAETITALTQPFFYRPPTMDDRRELSPRAQAFRENREIMEAIGSSNEKLANALTEYQKFYAAPTVSHQRRRERQYAHTAQKLWQALPDNGYADLSLICRENGLSKRMCHRVVARWSHIGLTNVIDRTVISRNNKEHVYDVQRILPNLPHVLYMVTGPARRTTLKEWQSHIKSDYPRAKINNTLRGRKYERRWLQTS
- a CDS encoding spermidine synthase, with product MQLKTDHRTVRLVQGDREQSVWRKDQPDYLVHSYVQLCALAMLTWVGYAPKRKGRALIIGLGGGILCRFLRRHFPNVEIEACEPDAKVIAIAREHFALDPKVMVHCADGRTHMSGRTGKYDIVLLDAFDSTYVPANLMTYEFLQLVKQRLAPGGIFISNTWVLPEITAHEDATYISVFGSAWDIRRRPNIDGNRILLINGGAANSADALYDLLAARTAELDIRTKFHSTPRKPGERRMLSYSEMAERLAIRPVVMPEDGRIMNDMNIKRIRAQSSFDV
- a CDS encoding DUF2191 domain-containing protein — translated: MKTTMILPDQLMQKAKLHARENHTTMTRLVEDALRAYLGAARAPVKKTWRIEAVGKGGFVSPDLEANWPKMRDLLYEREK
- the vapC gene encoding type II toxin-antitoxin system VapC family toxin, with amino-acid sequence MSAPVLVDTSAWIDYLLGRESETAGKMNELLSNDQVVICPLIVQEILQGLKSQQEFDHTKLLLSSMPRLHFNPYDAAEGAANLYRTLRRQGITIRKTNDCLIAWYALQAGCAVLHRDRDFDLMAKPLKLKVLKK
- a CDS encoding DUF1272 domain-containing protein gives rise to the protein MLELRPTCENCNRLLPPESAEARICSYECTFCVHCVDHVLHNVCPNCGGGFVPRPVRPAQNHKGDNYLGKDPASTVVKHRPVNEIEHEKFSASLRHVPPQKR
- a CDS encoding HNH endonuclease encodes the protein MSADGSKPANRYIFRARDFYELLEKQHYRCPYTDRELTPTNCIAEHRVPLRKGGKHEGKNIVLVDHQVAYLKRYMTDEEVKQLVADMMKTLKQKGARK
- a CDS encoding type II toxin-antitoxin system VapB family antitoxin, yielding MRTNIVLDDKLVKEAMRLSGKKTKRELIDHALHELVKLHHRRALLNLRGKLHWEGDLDEMRKTR
- the sigJ gene encoding RNA polymerase sigma factor SigJ; its protein translation is MSASHLTLYTETRPRLLSLAYRMTGSLADSEDILQEAWLRFAQVPAEKVGSAAALLTTIVTRLCLDLLRSARKKRETYVGPWLPEPMPDLYLAHEDAMQRETVSYAFLLLLQKLAPAERAVFILREIFDYDYIEIAKVVRKSADNCRQVFHRAKKSLRRELGVQTSAGPHERELLAAFLAACSGDNLEKLVQMLGHDATLLSDGGGKVNASSIPVVGKSKVAKFIFAVRHKGGRKLYYAARMNNTDAIIIYADGKPYAAQFFEYGHGRITRTLIVRNPNKLTLFADREKLLSQGILQPVAKFLGAKATLLIAANSLMRFLFSRRAPSALR
- a CDS encoding TlpA family protein disulfide reductase translates to MPLPAPRTILLRAGRSVLYLAGIFLFAAAVNWYQAPATQNIAPIHQLKLASLSGEKNQIVITGGKKTVIYFFAPWCAVCKVSMDALNFFEDSKRVQAIAVGLDYENVEELNPFQTKVNVPVYAGSHELQRRFMVDRFPAVYILNNDGSVAHVIVGYTSRFGIWIRTLL